One genomic region from Leptospira stimsonii encodes:
- a CDS encoding IS481 family transposase, with protein sequence MPWKESRVIEEKIKFIAAWKGGGWQFSDLCKEFGISRKTGYKYLERYESEGIDGLKDRSKNPKKHPNETPENVVLLIMQMREKHPTWGARKLLWALKGKYPRAKSWPAPSTIGDILKRKGLVRKIRRRKKTPESLFPFSDVKSPNDVWCADFKGHFTVGNGKRCDPLTITDAHSRFLLGCQILKKTDGESTRRVFERVFKEYGMPLAIKTDNGSPFASRAIGGLSKLSVWWLKLGIRPERIQPGKPQQNGRHERMHRTLKQETALPARSSLKEQQEAFDRFRSEYNLERPHEALEYKTPEKIYMPSERVFPIRIPEIAYATNIVVETVLDDGTAKYGPYRIFFGSPLIGERVGFEEVSERLCKIYFTNAVLGMLDLFTGKVLKYETPVYNYNE encoded by the coding sequence ATGCCTTGGAAGGAGTCCCGTGTGATTGAGGAAAAAATCAAATTCATAGCCGCATGGAAAGGCGGTGGTTGGCAATTTTCAGATCTCTGTAAGGAATTTGGAATCAGCCGAAAGACAGGTTACAAGTATTTAGAAAGATACGAATCGGAAGGTATCGACGGTTTAAAAGATCGATCTAAGAATCCCAAAAAGCATCCGAATGAAACTCCCGAGAATGTTGTCTTGCTCATTATGCAGATGCGGGAGAAGCATCCTACTTGGGGCGCACGGAAACTTCTGTGGGCATTGAAAGGAAAGTATCCAAGAGCTAAATCCTGGCCGGCACCAAGTACAATTGGTGATATTCTAAAAAGAAAAGGATTAGTTCGTAAAATACGTCGTCGGAAAAAAACTCCTGAAAGTCTTTTTCCATTTTCTGATGTAAAGTCTCCCAATGATGTTTGGTGTGCAGACTTCAAAGGTCACTTTACTGTCGGAAACGGAAAACGTTGTGATCCATTGACAATCACAGATGCTCATAGTCGCTTTCTATTAGGATGTCAAATCCTGAAGAAAACGGACGGAGAAAGCACCCGGCGGGTATTTGAGAGAGTCTTTAAAGAATATGGAATGCCATTGGCTATTAAGACAGATAACGGAAGTCCATTTGCATCGAGAGCAATTGGAGGATTGAGTAAGTTATCTGTTTGGTGGTTGAAGTTAGGAATTCGACCTGAACGGATCCAACCGGGCAAGCCTCAACAAAACGGTCGGCATGAAAGAATGCACAGAACCTTAAAACAAGAGACAGCATTACCGGCTCGATCTTCTCTTAAAGAACAACAAGAAGCATTTGATCGGTTCAGAAGCGAATACAATTTAGAAAGACCACACGAGGCTTTAGAATATAAAACTCCTGAAAAAATCTATATGCCTTCAGAAAGAGTTTTTCCAATAAGAATTCCTGAAATAGCGTATGCTACCAATATAGTGGTAGAAACAGTCTTAGACGATGGGACTGCAAAATACGGTCCATATAGAATCTTCTTTGGTTCTCCATTGATCGGCGAACGGGTTGGTTTTGAAGAAGTCTCAGAGCGTTTGTGTAAGATCTACTTTACGAACGCAGTTCTGGGTATGTTAGATTTATTTACAGGAAAAGTATTGAAATACGAAACGCCTGTGTACAACTACAACGAATAA